From Pontibacter actiniarum, a single genomic window includes:
- a CDS encoding DUF5686 and carboxypeptidase-like regulatory domain-containing protein, whose protein sequence is MVLRKFTLLLLFILTAATGFAQVRIAGQVTDAVTGEALPFVSIYVKNTSLGTSTDVSGAFAMRLATAPDSITASFVGYLPQTLPVQKGVAAQTVNFKLRTNAQQLQEVVIRPGENPAWAIMRRVMDNKHVNDKRKLTAYQYEAYTKMQFDVDNVGQRKGKGVVGKAITSLVDSQLYLAGEDGRRVLPFFISESLSDVYYTREPKRSKEIIKATKVTGIGLQDGTLVSQVIGSNYQDYNFYQNWVSVLQKNFISPIADGWKGYYNYELEDSTYIGDDWCYELSFKQKRAQDLAFNGRMWISADGYALRRIDVKVSKSANINFVESIALKQELLPVGERAWMPASTDVAIKLVGLTPKRPGILASVHTSYKDVVVNQPEKPAFFDKPVELLSSATKQTENFWEKRRHDSLTVADQQVYATINAIREAPKVQRFTNLVTTLSTGYRSFGKVSWGPWPYTYAYNDVEGHRLQVGGKTNIHFSDKLELRGYVAYGTDDQKAKYSVGARYILSRKHWSEIGVEHQEDLQQVGLMSDKLEASPFFMGLSRFGELLGPMMVRKTSVYLQRDVMRNVTERISLRSRRFTPQYDFAYYTEGPEQPDKVASSFTATEVSVLTRFANNEVYVENDNERISLGSGSWPVLSLKYTLGLNNALGSTVDYQRVDAIVEQEFVMGRLGNALYRLEAGKVFSPVPYPLLEVHTGNEMPFYYEATYNLMDYFEFASDTYASLHYEQYFEGLLFNRLPLIKKLKWRVLASSNILYGSLSQKNLDLMPAVTPSGATQESLKALGHTPYVEVGYGIENIFKILRVDAFHRLTYLDEGARKFGLKFSVQFKL, encoded by the coding sequence ATGGTTTTGAGAAAGTTTACGCTTTTACTCCTGTTTATACTTACCGCTGCGACAGGCTTTGCCCAGGTGCGCATTGCGGGGCAGGTAACGGATGCTGTTACCGGCGAGGCCCTGCCTTTTGTGAGCATCTACGTGAAGAACACCTCCCTGGGTACCTCTACCGATGTGAGCGGTGCCTTCGCTATGCGGCTGGCCACTGCGCCAGACTCCATTACGGCTTCTTTTGTGGGCTACCTGCCCCAGACGCTGCCTGTGCAGAAAGGGGTTGCTGCCCAGACCGTCAACTTTAAGCTCCGCACCAACGCCCAACAGCTGCAGGAGGTTGTGATCCGGCCCGGCGAGAACCCGGCCTGGGCCATTATGCGCCGTGTAATGGATAACAAGCATGTCAACGATAAGCGAAAGCTCACGGCCTACCAGTACGAAGCCTACACCAAAATGCAGTTTGACGTTGACAACGTGGGGCAGCGAAAGGGCAAGGGCGTGGTCGGGAAGGCCATTACCTCCCTGGTGGACTCGCAGCTGTACCTGGCGGGCGAGGATGGCAGGAGGGTGCTGCCGTTCTTTATCTCGGAGTCGCTGTCGGATGTGTATTACACCCGCGAGCCCAAGCGGAGCAAGGAAATCATCAAGGCCACGAAAGTAACGGGCATTGGCCTGCAGGACGGTACGCTGGTATCGCAGGTGATCGGCAGCAATTACCAGGACTACAACTTTTACCAGAACTGGGTGAGCGTGCTGCAGAAGAACTTTATCAGCCCGATTGCCGACGGCTGGAAGGGCTATTACAACTATGAGCTGGAGGACAGCACCTACATTGGCGACGACTGGTGCTATGAGCTGTCGTTTAAGCAGAAGCGCGCACAGGACCTGGCGTTTAACGGCCGTATGTGGATTTCGGCAGACGGTTACGCCCTCCGCAGGATAGACGTAAAGGTGAGCAAGTCGGCGAACATTAACTTTGTGGAGAGCATTGCCCTGAAGCAGGAGCTGCTACCGGTGGGGGAGCGGGCCTGGATGCCGGCCAGCACCGATGTGGCAATTAAGCTGGTGGGCCTCACGCCGAAGCGCCCCGGCATATTGGCGAGTGTGCACACGTCCTATAAGGATGTGGTGGTGAACCAGCCGGAAAAGCCCGCCTTCTTTGACAAGCCCGTGGAGTTGCTTTCCTCCGCCACCAAACAGACCGAGAACTTCTGGGAGAAACGCCGCCACGATAGCCTCACGGTAGCAGACCAGCAGGTGTATGCTACCATTAACGCCATCCGGGAGGCGCCCAAGGTGCAGCGCTTCACAAACCTGGTAACTACGCTGAGCACCGGCTACAGGAGCTTTGGTAAAGTGAGCTGGGGACCCTGGCCGTACACGTACGCCTACAACGATGTGGAGGGGCACCGCCTGCAGGTAGGCGGAAAGACCAACATCCACTTTAGCGATAAGCTGGAGCTGCGCGGATATGTGGCCTACGGCACGGATGACCAGAAAGCGAAGTATAGTGTGGGCGCGCGCTACATCCTGAGCCGTAAACACTGGAGCGAGATAGGAGTAGAGCACCAGGAGGACCTGCAGCAGGTAGGCCTGATGTCTGATAAGCTGGAGGCAAGCCCCTTCTTTATGGGCCTTTCACGGTTTGGGGAACTGCTTGGCCCGATGATGGTGCGCAAAACCAGTGTGTACCTGCAGCGGGACGTGATGCGCAATGTAACCGAACGCATCAGCCTGCGCTCGCGCCGCTTCACCCCGCAGTATGACTTTGCCTACTACACCGAAGGGCCGGAGCAGCCGGATAAGGTCGCCTCCAGCTTTACAGCTACCGAGGTAAGCGTGCTGACGCGCTTTGCCAACAACGAAGTGTATGTGGAGAACGACAATGAGCGCATCAGCCTGGGGAGCGGCAGCTGGCCTGTGCTTAGCCTGAAGTATACCTTGGGACTGAATAACGCCCTGGGCTCTACCGTAGATTACCAGCGGGTAGATGCGATAGTAGAGCAGGAGTTTGTCATGGGCCGTTTGGGTAATGCTTTGTATAGATTAGAGGCAGGCAAGGTTTTCTCGCCGGTGCCCTACCCGCTGCTGGAGGTGCACACCGGTAACGAAATGCCTTTCTACTACGAGGCTACCTATAACCTGATGGACTACTTTGAGTTTGCCAGCGATACGTACGCATCCCTGCACTACGAGCAGTATTTTGAGGGTTTACTGTTTAACCGCCTGCCGCTCATCAAGAAGCTGAAGTGGCGGGTGCTGGCCAGCTCCAACATCCTCTACGGCAGCCTCAGTCAGAAAAATCTGGACCTGATGCCAGCGGTTACACCTTCCGGTGCTACCCAGGAGTCGCTCAAAGCACTTGGGCACACGCCGTACGTGGAGGTGGGTTACGGCATCGAGAACATCTTTAAGATACTGCGTGTAGATGCTTTCCACCGCCTGACTTACCTGGACGAGGGTGCCCGTAAGTTTGGGCTGAAGTTCTCGGTACAGTTTAAGCTCTAA
- a CDS encoding PepSY-associated TM helix domain-containing protein has protein sequence MANTRKTILTLHRWLGLGSGLVVFIVSITGCLYAFQEEIFDAVHQDVLYVAQPQQQALPMSVLYEKAQEALGPEYPITAAITHKDPVKTWSFEALKEDHEALTYFGQHVYFQTAYLNPYTGEVAGVMDSKYEFFELVKYLHWSLWLSTEVGQPIVGVSTLIFLVMLISGLVLWWPGSKSKKAFKQRFTVKWGAKFKRLNYDLHNVPGFYISMISAIVALTGLVMAFRWVLALVYFMASGGETAETPPVKLEAPVVQTASTPLDEVFTSSRSLYPEAATIGLFGAAQDSLVLAYVKVQDDVYYESHNLLYERATGKPLTAQHHEDRNAGEKLLYMNYDIHVGAILGMPGKILAFLASLVCSSLPVTGFLIWYGKRGKQKKHPRVAAPARVSA, from the coding sequence ATGGCTAATACACGCAAAACTATACTTACCCTGCATCGCTGGCTCGGGCTTGGCTCCGGACTTGTGGTGTTTATTGTAAGTATAACCGGCTGCCTTTATGCTTTTCAGGAGGAGATTTTTGATGCCGTGCACCAGGATGTGCTGTACGTAGCGCAGCCGCAACAGCAGGCACTCCCCATGAGTGTGCTGTACGAAAAAGCGCAGGAAGCACTGGGCCCCGAGTACCCCATCACGGCTGCCATCACCCATAAAGATCCCGTCAAAACATGGAGCTTTGAGGCATTAAAAGAAGACCACGAGGCGCTGACTTACTTTGGCCAGCATGTATACTTCCAAACTGCTTACCTGAACCCTTACACAGGAGAGGTGGCAGGCGTGATGGACAGCAAGTATGAGTTTTTTGAGCTGGTAAAGTACCTGCACTGGAGCCTGTGGCTCAGCACCGAAGTCGGCCAGCCTATTGTGGGTGTGAGCACACTTATCTTCCTGGTGATGCTGATCAGCGGCTTGGTACTGTGGTGGCCGGGCAGCAAGAGCAAAAAAGCGTTTAAGCAGCGCTTCACCGTTAAATGGGGGGCAAAGTTTAAGCGCCTGAACTACGACCTGCACAACGTCCCCGGCTTTTACATCAGCATGATCAGTGCCATAGTAGCACTGACAGGCCTGGTGATGGCTTTCCGGTGGGTGCTGGCTCTGGTATACTTTATGGCAAGCGGCGGTGAGACAGCCGAAACACCTCCCGTAAAATTAGAAGCGCCTGTTGTACAAACTGCTTCTACCCCACTGGACGAAGTCTTTACATCATCGCGCAGCTTATACCCCGAAGCCGCAACGATAGGATTGTTTGGCGCAGCCCAGGACTCGCTGGTGCTGGCTTATGTAAAGGTGCAGGACGATGTATATTACGAAAGCCATAACCTGCTGTATGAAAGAGCCACAGGGAAACCGCTTACCGCGCAGCACCACGAAGACAGAAATGCCGGAGAAAAGCTACTCTACATGAACTATGACATCCATGTGGGTGCCATACTGGGTATGCCGGGCAAGATACTCGCTTTCCTCGCCAGCCTTGTGTGCAGCTCCTTACCCGTAACCGGTTTTCTGATTTGGTATGGGAAAAGAGGGAAACAGAAAAAGCACCCCAGGGTGGCAGCGCCTGCCAGGGTAAGTGCCTAG
- a CDS encoding PepSY-associated TM helix domain-containing protein yields the protein MSIKKLIGKVHLWLGFASGLLVLFLGITGCILSFQREIEDATQEYRFVEHQPGKALLPPSELRAIADSQLPGKKTHSVSYQKGKAALVVYYDFEPEYYYTVYLNPYTGDVLKVKNMAHDFFRIIIEGHYYLWLPPNIGQPILASATLIFVVLLITGIILWWPKNKSAAKQRFSIKWSAKWRRKNYDLHNVLGFYMSWVVIFIAITGLVWGFQWVSKSVYWATSGGKPINEYYETLSDTTKASPLASTPAIDLLWDKVRKENPAFTGSLEVHIPENKKTSIEIASNPDTDTYWKIDYRYFDQHTLQELPVTHMYGKLADASVADKIRRMNYDIHVGAIGGIVGKIIAFFASLLAASMPVTGTLIWWGRRKKAARKVAKPEPQQQARRLQRPRAVKA from the coding sequence ATGAGTATAAAAAAGTTGATTGGTAAAGTACACCTTTGGCTCGGATTTGCATCCGGGCTATTGGTGCTTTTTCTGGGTATCACAGGCTGTATACTTTCTTTCCAGCGGGAGATAGAAGATGCCACGCAGGAGTACCGTTTTGTGGAGCACCAGCCAGGCAAAGCACTGCTTCCGCCTTCGGAGCTCCGGGCTATTGCCGATAGCCAACTGCCGGGCAAGAAAACACACAGCGTTTCCTACCAGAAAGGCAAGGCTGCTCTGGTGGTATACTATGACTTTGAACCGGAGTACTACTACACCGTTTACCTGAACCCTTACACCGGCGATGTGCTAAAGGTGAAGAACATGGCGCACGACTTTTTCAGGATCATCATAGAGGGCCACTATTACCTCTGGCTGCCGCCTAACATCGGGCAGCCTATACTTGCCAGTGCCACTCTTATTTTCGTTGTGCTATTGATAACAGGCATCATACTTTGGTGGCCTAAAAACAAGTCTGCCGCCAAGCAGCGGTTCTCCATAAAGTGGAGCGCCAAGTGGCGGCGCAAGAACTACGACCTGCACAATGTGCTGGGCTTTTACATGAGTTGGGTCGTGATATTCATTGCGATTACGGGTTTGGTGTGGGGCTTTCAGTGGGTATCTAAATCAGTTTACTGGGCAACCTCAGGAGGCAAGCCCATCAACGAGTATTACGAAACGCTCTCTGACACCACCAAAGCCTCCCCTCTCGCTAGCACCCCGGCCATCGACCTGCTTTGGGACAAAGTCAGGAAAGAGAACCCTGCCTTTACAGGTAGCCTGGAGGTGCACATCCCGGAAAACAAAAAGACAAGTATAGAAATTGCCTCCAACCCTGACACCGACACTTACTGGAAGATAGACTACCGCTACTTTGATCAGCACACGCTGCAGGAGCTTCCGGTAACCCACATGTACGGCAAGCTGGCTGATGCCTCGGTTGCCGACAAAATCAGGAGGATGAACTATGATATACACGTAGGGGCCATTGGCGGCATTGTCGGGAAGATCATCGCTTTTTTTGCCAGCCTGTTGGCAGCAAGTATGCCGGTAACCGGTACCCTCATCTGGTGGGGCCGCAGAAAAAAGGCCGCCCGCAAAGTAGCAAAGCCAGAACCGCAGCAGCAGGCAAGGCGCTTACAAAGGCCACGCGCAGTAAAGGCCTAG
- a CDS encoding TonB-dependent receptor, whose amino-acid sequence MKRTSILAFRGALPLALSLLFVLVSSIAALAQSGTIKGHITTTDSQPAIGVSIGLEGTVIGTTTDAQGNYTINRVKPGNYTLRVQMLGLEPQEQYVQVDNGKTSTANFTLVESASKLQEVIITSQRDKYKASLPSESLRLQTPLLETPQNIQIITNDVLKDQQVFTLLEGVTRNVSGVTMQEHWGNYTRMNMRGARVAPFRNGMNVESNWGPLSEDMSFVERIEFVKGPAGFMLANGDPAGFYNIVTKKPTGTPKQEVSLSFGSYETFRAAADLDGKLTKDGKLLYRLNLMGQTNESWRDYESNDRYAVAPVLKYRFSDKTSLTAEYTYQFSRMSAIGSAYVFSANGFEDLPRSFTIADPNLEPSDMKDHNAYLIFEHKLNDNWKLTAQTAYFYYNQEGSSLWAAGVDASGNMKRTLSGWDAQNKSKFGQLFVNGEFETGTVSHKILGGLDLGDKEYLADWSQYFVLDPEAPFNVYNPVYGNIAIPTLDHSVALEDRPTVSTLGQKYGALYLQDELGFFDDKLRLTLAGRYTKAETNQYTTIIKNEKFTPRVGISGSISKSLSVYALFDQAFIPQTGLLASGDQVDPITGNNLEVGVKKDWFNGRWNSTLSVYQITKKNQLIGDPTDPTGTYSLQMGESQTKGAELDVRGEIVPGLNLTFNYAYTNSEATEESTEFKPGDKVPGFAEHITNAWLSYKLPVSPLKGLGVSLGYQWQVNRYPWFASGDGGSELPDYFRLDGGLSYQIKNVRLALNVNNLLDDYLYSGAPYDFNYDGTNDGYYWQTEAPRSYRVTIGYRF is encoded by the coding sequence ATGAAGCGAACGTCTATACTAGCTTTTCGGGGAGCTCTGCCTTTGGCACTGTCACTCCTCTTTGTACTTGTGTCCAGTATCGCAGCGCTTGCGCAGAGCGGCACCATCAAAGGGCACATCACCACCACGGACAGCCAGCCGGCCATAGGCGTTTCGATAGGTTTAGAGGGGACTGTAATCGGCACCACCACCGATGCCCAGGGCAACTACACCATTAACAGGGTGAAGCCGGGTAATTATACTTTACGCGTGCAGATGCTGGGCCTGGAGCCGCAGGAACAGTACGTGCAGGTAGATAACGGGAAGACAAGCACGGCAAACTTTACTTTGGTTGAGAGTGCCTCCAAACTGCAGGAGGTAATCATCACCAGCCAGCGCGACAAGTATAAAGCCTCGCTCCCGTCTGAATCGCTGCGCCTGCAAACGCCGCTGCTGGAAACCCCGCAGAACATACAGATCATCACCAACGATGTACTCAAAGACCAGCAGGTGTTTACCTTATTAGAGGGCGTAACCCGCAACGTGAGCGGCGTGACGATGCAGGAGCACTGGGGCAACTATACCCGTATGAACATGCGCGGTGCCAGGGTAGCGCCTTTCCGCAACGGCATGAACGTGGAGTCAAACTGGGGGCCGCTGTCTGAAGACATGTCTTTTGTGGAGCGCATTGAGTTTGTGAAAGGCCCTGCCGGGTTTATGCTGGCTAACGGAGACCCCGCCGGTTTCTACAACATCGTTACCAAAAAGCCGACGGGCACTCCGAAGCAGGAGGTGAGCCTATCTTTTGGCAGCTACGAAACATTCCGCGCCGCTGCCGACCTGGACGGCAAGCTAACCAAAGACGGCAAACTGCTGTACCGCCTTAACCTGATGGGCCAGACCAACGAGTCGTGGCGAGACTATGAATCGAACGACCGCTATGCTGTTGCACCCGTGCTCAAGTATAGATTCAGCGACAAGACCTCTCTCACGGCGGAGTACACGTACCAGTTCTCCCGCATGTCGGCCATTGGTTCGGCTTATGTTTTCTCGGCCAATGGCTTTGAGGACCTGCCGCGCAGCTTCACCATCGCCGACCCGAACCTGGAGCCTTCGGACATGAAGGACCACAACGCCTACCTCATCTTTGAGCACAAACTGAACGACAACTGGAAGCTGACCGCACAAACCGCCTACTTCTACTACAACCAGGAAGGCAGCTCGCTTTGGGCAGCCGGCGTAGACGCATCCGGAAACATGAAGCGTACCCTGTCTGGTTGGGATGCTCAGAACAAAAGCAAGTTTGGGCAGCTGTTTGTAAACGGTGAGTTTGAAACAGGTACCGTTTCCCATAAAATATTAGGCGGCCTGGACCTGGGCGACAAGGAGTACCTGGCCGACTGGAGCCAATACTTTGTGCTGGACCCTGAAGCACCGTTTAATGTATATAATCCGGTTTACGGCAATATTGCCATCCCAACCCTGGACCACTCTGTGGCACTGGAAGACAGACCTACTGTAAGTACACTTGGCCAGAAGTATGGCGCGCTTTACCTGCAGGATGAGCTTGGGTTCTTTGATGATAAACTGCGCCTGACCCTGGCCGGACGCTACACCAAAGCGGAAACAAACCAGTACACCACCATCATCAAAAACGAGAAGTTTACGCCACGCGTGGGCATCAGCGGCTCAATCAGCAAGAGCCTGTCTGTGTATGCGCTCTTCGATCAGGCTTTTATACCTCAAACAGGCTTATTGGCCAGCGGAGATCAGGTAGATCCCATTACAGGTAACAACCTGGAGGTTGGCGTGAAGAAGGATTGGTTTAACGGCCGCTGGAACTCGACGCTATCGGTGTACCAGATCACCAAAAAGAACCAGCTGATAGGCGACCCAACTGACCCGACAGGCACTTACTCGCTGCAGATGGGCGAATCGCAGACCAAGGGAGCAGAGTTGGACGTGCGCGGTGAGATTGTTCCCGGCCTGAACCTGACCTTTAACTACGCCTACACCAACTCCGAGGCAACAGAAGAGTCCACTGAGTTTAAGCCGGGCGATAAAGTACCGGGTTTTGCCGAGCACATCACCAACGCGTGGCTGTCTTACAAACTACCAGTAAGCCCGCTAAAAGGGCTGGGCGTATCGCTAGGTTACCAGTGGCAGGTTAACCGCTACCCTTGGTTTGCCAGCGGCGATGGCGGCAGCGAACTGCCTGACTACTTCAGACTCGACGGCGGCCTTTCCTATCAAATCAAAAACGTGCGCCTGGCCCTGAACGTGAACAACCTGCTGGATGATTACCTGTACAGCGGCGCCCCTTACGACTTTAACTATGACGGCACCAACGACGGCTACTACTGGCAAACAGAGGCCCCTCGCAGCTACCGTGTTACCATCGGATACAGGTTCTAA
- a CDS encoding PepSY-associated TM helix domain-containing protein: MKKRIKRTFSIHHWCGLIAGMFILAISVSGSILVFDDSIDEAVYTREARLEAPTQVLHIDKSFQWVRAQNPGWDVRIPSLPTSPDQALLYELRQGQFRKWVFVHPETGQEVATVPQAHNRLTYVLLNLHYNLLSGTPGKIAVLLVGVALLLLTVTGFILYRKSIVKVLTFRQKVSFKSRRSLYSGLHRVIGVWALAFNLLICVTGLSLAITVVNSALKGGNKEIAVPQVTASVDAAVAEARAAYPDFVITYVRFPTSADGKLQLLGHLHSDPSYYGKLYSKVQVNYQTGELEDAYFLRDQPWLDRFLTVLHPIHFGDYAGLAVKILYSFFGLMPGLLSVSGFVIWYYRQQPKPERRRPKLTRAA, from the coding sequence TTGAAGAAACGCATTAAACGTACTTTTTCCATACACCACTGGTGTGGGCTGATAGCTGGGATGTTCATCCTGGCTATCAGCGTTTCCGGCTCTATCCTCGTTTTTGACGACAGTATAGATGAGGCCGTGTATACCCGGGAGGCAAGGCTGGAGGCACCCACCCAGGTCCTGCACATTGACAAATCCTTTCAGTGGGTACGCGCGCAAAACCCGGGCTGGGACGTGCGTATTCCCTCCCTCCCCACCTCCCCGGATCAGGCGCTGCTGTACGAGCTGCGCCAAGGGCAGTTCCGGAAGTGGGTATTTGTGCACCCGGAAACGGGGCAGGAAGTAGCTACCGTGCCGCAGGCACACAACCGCCTGACGTATGTGCTCCTGAACCTGCACTACAACCTGCTTTCCGGCACCCCCGGCAAAATAGCGGTGCTTTTGGTAGGTGTTGCGCTGCTCCTGCTCACTGTGACAGGGTTTATACTTTACAGAAAGTCCATTGTAAAAGTGCTCACCTTCCGGCAGAAAGTATCTTTTAAAAGCCGCCGAAGCCTTTACTCCGGCTTACACCGGGTGATAGGGGTCTGGGCCCTGGCGTTTAACCTGCTGATATGCGTTACCGGCCTCTCGCTGGCCATTACGGTAGTCAACAGCGCCTTGAAAGGAGGCAACAAGGAAATAGCCGTACCGCAGGTTACTGCCTCCGTGGATGCGGCCGTGGCAGAGGCAAGAGCAGCTTACCCTGACTTTGTTATTACCTATGTGCGCTTCCCAACCAGTGCAGATGGAAAGCTACAGCTGCTGGGCCACCTGCACAGCGACCCTTCCTACTATGGCAAGCTCTACAGCAAAGTGCAGGTAAACTACCAAACGGGCGAGCTGGAAGATGCTTACTTTCTCCGCGACCAGCCCTGGCTCGACCGCTTCCTGACTGTGCTGCACCCGATCCATTTCGGTGACTATGCCGGCCTGGCTGTCAAAATCCTTTATAGCTTCTTTGGGCTGATGCCTGGCCTACTTTCGGTTTCCGGGTTTGTGATCTGGTACTACCGGCAACAGCCGAAGCCAGAGCGCAGGCGGCCCAAGCTGACCCGGGCCGCTTAG
- a CDS encoding TonB-dependent receptor, whose protein sequence is MQRTLLLFALLLFCALATQAQDLRTVTGTVHDAAGQPVPMLTVALEGTTIGANTNDNGYFELKGIQPGTYTLRVGGVGYGSIRQQVDLTNSNANFDLSIKQTQQALQEVIVSAGRTVEALDETPASVYVLNSRALQVQSQISTNISNILAQTVPGLAINSNTTSNVGQTLRGRNVLVMIDGIPQSTPLRNGSRDVRTIDPAAIERVEIVKGATAVYGNGADGGLINYITKRADANKPFSAYTSVAGTGMLFNSDNTLGGRISQQFSGKAGGLDYVASGTYEKTGVFKDGEGDVISPVYGLGETKMYNGFGKLGYNFNEKHRVEAMYNYFGSGQNSDYVEQLGKYGEAPTIGVKGEHKGKDEGTRYNHNAQVRYIGKDLFINSSLELSTYLQSFYTVYGWTSYFENGGQSTIKSNKKGVRLNLNTPFALGMAKGSLTYGVDYLNDVTSQPLVDGRTWVPEMDLKNVAPYAQLNLNLNQDFIFKAGYRYDNVKVGVDDFQQLVLASGAGGESVQGGTLKFDAHTFNVGFRYVGIEAIKPFVSYSQGFSMIDVGRYVRSAKENFISQMDLEPVIVNNYEAGFHSRLGIVSFSGAYFISTSKLGANLKANADGVYEIERAPERVEGVEALVDVFVSDKITFGANAAYSEGKADINNNSECSDAEDKYLTGLRIPPLKITSYLNVKPVEKLNLNLQWIYSGDRDRFERNAKGGYSSGEGPVKAFDIFNLAASYQATTKLSLNLGIENLLNNAYYLPQAYWYGRDDNFTRASGARFQVGASYNW, encoded by the coding sequence ATGCAAAGAACACTACTCCTGTTCGCACTACTACTGTTTTGTGCCTTAGCCACCCAGGCGCAAGACCTAAGAACGGTAACGGGCACCGTGCATGATGCCGCCGGCCAGCCTGTTCCTATGCTGACAGTGGCGTTGGAAGGCACCACCATCGGCGCTAACACAAATGACAATGGTTACTTTGAGTTAAAAGGCATTCAGCCCGGCACCTATACGCTACGTGTGGGCGGCGTGGGCTATGGCTCTATCAGGCAACAGGTGGACCTCACCAACAGCAACGCTAACTTCGACCTGAGCATCAAACAGACACAGCAGGCACTGCAGGAGGTAATTGTGTCTGCCGGCCGCACCGTGGAGGCGCTCGACGAAACACCGGCCTCTGTCTATGTACTGAACTCCCGTGCCTTACAGGTGCAGTCGCAAATATCCACCAACATCTCTAACATACTGGCGCAGACCGTTCCGGGCCTGGCCATCAACAGCAACACCACCAGCAACGTAGGCCAGACCCTGCGCGGCCGTAACGTGTTGGTTATGATAGACGGCATCCCGCAATCCACCCCGCTGCGCAACGGCAGCCGCGACGTGCGCACCATAGACCCTGCCGCCATTGAGCGCGTGGAGATCGTTAAAGGAGCTACCGCCGTTTATGGCAACGGTGCCGACGGCGGCCTGATTAACTACATTACTAAACGGGCTGACGCCAACAAGCCGTTCAGCGCCTACACTTCTGTTGCCGGTACAGGCATGCTCTTCAACAGCGACAATACCTTGGGCGGCCGCATTTCGCAGCAGTTCTCGGGCAAGGCCGGCGGCCTGGATTATGTAGCCAGCGGCACGTATGAGAAAACGGGTGTTTTTAAGGATGGGGAGGGCGATGTGATTTCGCCGGTATACGGCCTGGGTGAAACCAAAATGTACAATGGCTTCGGCAAGCTTGGCTACAACTTTAATGAGAAGCACCGCGTGGAAGCCATGTACAACTACTTCGGCAGCGGGCAGAACTCAGACTACGTGGAGCAGCTCGGCAAGTATGGCGAAGCACCGACCATAGGCGTGAAAGGCGAGCACAAAGGCAAAGACGAGGGAACGCGCTACAACCACAATGCCCAGGTGCGCTACATCGGCAAAGACCTGTTCATTAACTCAAGCCTGGAGCTGAGCACCTACCTGCAGAGCTTCTACACCGTGTACGGCTGGACGTCCTACTTTGAGAACGGCGGACAGTCTACCATCAAATCAAATAAAAAAGGTGTGCGCCTGAACCTGAACACTCCCTTTGCACTCGGCATGGCCAAAGGCAGCCTTACCTATGGCGTAGACTACCTGAACGATGTGACATCGCAGCCACTGGTAGACGGCCGCACATGGGTTCCGGAGATGGACCTGAAAAACGTGGCGCCTTACGCACAGCTGAACCTAAACCTGAACCAGGACTTTATCTTCAAGGCAGGCTACCGTTACGATAACGTGAAAGTTGGTGTGGATGATTTCCAGCAATTGGTGCTGGCAAGCGGGGCAGGCGGTGAGTCGGTGCAGGGTGGAACCCTGAAGTTTGATGCCCACACGTTTAACGTAGGCTTCCGCTACGTAGGCATTGAGGCGATCAAGCCGTTTGTAAGCTATTCGCAGGGTTTCTCCATGATTGACGTAGGCCGCTATGTGCGTAGCGCTAAAGAGAACTTTATCTCCCAAATGGACCTGGAGCCAGTTATCGTCAACAACTACGAGGCAGGCTTCCACAGCAGGCTGGGCATTGTGTCTTTTAGCGGTGCCTACTTTATCAGCACTTCCAAGCTGGGAGCAAACCTGAAGGCGAACGCTGACGGCGTGTATGAGATTGAGCGCGCACCTGAGCGGGTAGAAGGCGTAGAGGCTCTGGTTGATGTGTTCGTGTCAGATAAGATCACCTTTGGTGCCAACGCCGCCTACAGCGAAGGCAAGGCCGACATAAACAACAACAGCGAGTGCTCTGACGCGGAAGACAAGTACCTGACTGGCCTGCGCATTCCACCTCTCAAGATCACATCTTACCTGAACGTAAAACCTGTGGAGAAGCTGAACCTGAACCTGCAGTGGATTTACTCCGGCGACCGCGACCGCTTTGAGCGCAACGCCAAAGGCGGCTACAGTTCCGGCGAAGGACCTGTAAAAGCCTTTGATATTTTCAATCTGGCAGCCTCTTACCAGGCAACAACTAAACTGAGCCTGAACCTGGGCATCGAGAACCTGCTGAACAATGCCTATTACCTGCCACAGGCCTACTGGTACGGTCGCGACGACAACTTTACCCGCGCCAGCGGTGCCAGGTTCCAGGTGGGGGCGTCCTATAACTGGTAA